Genomic window (Papilio machaon chromosome 12, ilPapMach1.1, whole genome shotgun sequence):
TGCCCTTTTATGTAGCTCCTGAAGGTTTTGAAGTGCCTTTGTCTAAGCAAGTTGAAAAGCAAACTGAGGTGCAGGATGAAGACAAACAACAAACTAAAATCCAAGAAAGTGAGGACAAagctgaaaaaaatatcaaggaAGTTGTGGAAACACCTGAACAACCTAAATTGATAGTCAACAAGTTGGTAATAGCACAGGACTTTGCTAAAATAAGAGTAGGTTTACCATTTGACAACGAACAGGATGTCAAACCACTTCAAGAAATTGAAATTCCTGAAGAGTTGAAAGGTATTGATGATGGAGATGAGAATGATAAATCTTTAAACGAATCCCAAACTATAGATGAGAATGATAAAAAAGAAGATGAAAATGATTCTGATTCAGATATTAGTAACTTTTATAGCAATGATGAAAAAGAGTGCAGTGATGTAGAAgattatttaacaaacaatcCAGAAACTGtaaaggaattaaaaagaaaaaggttGGAAGTGGCCAGTGGCACTTTCACTGTAGAGGAAGTACCAAACAAGACTGCAAAAGTTAAATCATCTATTgttggaaataaattaacagctAAACAAAGAAGAGCATTAGAAAGGGCCCAACGTAGGACTAAAACAGGAAGCAACTTCTATGAAGTATCCAATGTAAAAAATAGgaatagaaataagaaaaagattgtttaatttcatGACCACTttagtgttattattttaataaaataatttaattatatttattgttttaattgcaTTATCCTATACtaccttttacccgcgactccgtccgcgcggaataaaaaatagaaaacggggtaaaaattatcctatgtccgtttcatGGTTCtaagcccaccaattttcagtcaaatcgattcagccgttcttgagttacaaatagtgtaactaacacgactttcttttgaATGATGAAGAagatgttatatatatatatttattaaggtatttccattttgtgttttatataaatatatttgattttttctcTGTAGATGTCATCTGGCAGTGAAAGTGATGATGATTATGTACCAAAAGAAGCTGAACAACTCTCCGAAGAGGAATCAGCGGATGACGAAACTGAAGCACAATATGAAAATGAAGTAGATCAAAAGACTACAAAAAGAAAAGCAGTacaaagaaaaactaaaaagaagaagaagactTGCAATGGTGATAAAGAAGAGTCTAAAGATGAAAAGGAAATAGATAAAGTTGAGACAAAACCGGAGGATGAAAAGAAACGAGAAGATGATCTGTGGGCTATGTTTTTGGAAGGAACGGATACAAAACCTAAATCTGCGAACAATTCTAAAACTGAAACACAaccaacaaaaacaataactaaGTGTGATACAAGTAAAAATACTTCAACAAATAACACCAAGACCTCCACTGAAACTGATAAAGAAAAAGAGAGAAGGATTTTTGAATTTGCAGGCGAAACAATTATTGTGGAAAATAATGTCATCAAAGAAAAGATCAAAACAACTGAGACTTCACCTtcaggtaaatattttactcatAATTGAAAACGTctacataaaattttcttgtttattccctttatttaaagttttatgtaGTACTACCAGTCGCCTGTGGTTACGCCATCgcgaaataaattaaacgtaGCCTCAGTTACTCGCGTACTTCTAAGCTGTCTTCCAGTAAATGTCCCCTCAAAATCATTCCAGCCAGACTTGCGGAAAGACAGGCAGacaaaaattagatttaaaaaatcggATTTTCGTTATAAGCAATATGTTTGCGAAATATGaatagtcacccctaattttgTGTAGACTGCGTTGTGTGTGCAATATATATGAGCGGATGACGACGAATACAATCTTTGTTTTGGCATTGCAGTGAGTAAAACAATACCTTCTCGAAGTCGCGGAGGTGGTGGTCTATCGAATGTTCTGGGTCAgcttaataagaaaaacaaactttcCACACTCGAAAAGTCCAAGCTTGATTGGGACACATTTAAAAAGGAAGAGGACATTGAAGCAGAAATAAAAAGTCATAATAAGGGAAAACAAgggtaaatatttcttaagaaTAGCACTTAACTTCAAAATCTAGATATTAATGtgccatttaaattttatataaggaCCCGAAGGGAAAAAAAGCAAAACACGAACAAATTACCTACGTTGTTACCGCGTTTTTCCTTTGCCgaaactaaagaaataaaagaaaaaaaaaaacgaaaaatcgGTCTATCTCTTATTCTCTATGAAAAccaaagattaaattttattttgtacaagtatttTGATTATGGAATACAATTATATCACATGcagagtttttaatattttttttgttccagTTATCTAGAGAGACAAGATTTCCTCGCGCGCGCAGACGAACGTCAGTATGAGATCGAGAGAGATCTCAGATTAAGCAAAAGAAGCAACCGATAAACTGTTTAAAGTCAATTGATTttcagtaaaaatatttgtctggaaataaaattgtattagctttttaatgttttatttatttattttaaaattacatataaaatattttattgcattcaaaattaaaagattaatataaaaaaattgttgttttatccTGCAAAGGGACATACAGACATACAGATCTCAGACGAAGTTATTGAAGTATTTCCGTGGAAAAGTCACTaagtactattttttaataagtaatctaACTTGTTatgtaaactaaataaaatgatatgagCTTTTTAGTAAAAGCCTTGTTAAGGTTAACCTACCTCAGGAGAAGAGATCAATCGTGATTACTATCAcaggaaattataatttcactaAATGCTGTGATAATTCGTTTATGTTAAGAAGTTGTCATTCAACATTAGGTGAGAGGCTTACTTGTTTACCTATTTCTAACATAAAATAACTCTTTACCGGTCTCTGTGTGTCTAACAGGCCATTTTGTTCCAACTAATCGTCATTTACTTAACGTTAGTGCGTTTAAGTTCCTTACTTATCGCACAAGATAATTTATCACGGGTTTCTTGGCCATTAAAAGCATAAGAAGCGACCAGTGAACATTAGGACAACTttcttaattgtttattactcGTAGCTTTGAGTAAAATGGTGATTGCTTTCTTCACGTTAAGTTTATGTTGGGTACATTGTACGGACTTCCAAGATAATATCTATGACTATCTTACGAACAGGTTATGCAGTGAtaaattacaatgtaatatttattttcatacgaCTACTTAGATTAACCTAAATGCCTCCTTTATTTAACTGGTTGCGGGTGATAGTGATCTTTGTTTCAAACTGTTTAAGTGATTGTTAATGCAACATT
Coding sequences:
- the LOC106719213 gene encoding nucleolar GTP-binding protein 2; translation: MGKVRSAPGAPRKQGFNKSGHSMNPDRPTEGLKGVGKPRTKATIKRLQMYRNFKAKRDKTGKILTPAPFQGWLPSGTQARVEPNQKWFGNSRVISQNALQKFQEEFGAAVKNPYKVIMKPTNLPITLLNEKAKHARVHLLDTEGFDKTFGPKKQRKRVNLKFNDIENLSKAAEISSEKYDESKDIDLVREDTGVREGQRDWVFGAGMSKRIWNELYKVVDSSDILLQVLDARDPMGTRSPYVEKFLKEEKPHKHLIFILNKVDLVPNWVTQRWVAILSAEYPTIAFHASMTHPFGKGSLINLLRQFAKLHIDKKQISVGLIGYPNVGKSSVINTLRAKKVCKVAPIAGETKVWQYITLMRRIFLIDCPGIVYPSAETDTEKVLKGVVRVELVQNPEDYIEEVIKRVRRDYLIKTYKVDGWETSTEFLEKLAARTGKLLKKGEPDISQVAKMVLNDWQRGKLPFYVAPEGFEVPLSKQVEKQTEVQDEDKQQTKIQESEDKAEKNIKEVVETPEQPKLIVNKLVIAQDFAKIRVGLPFDNEQDVKPLQEIEIPEELKGIDDGDENDKSLNESQTIDENDKKEDENDSDSDISNFYSNDEKECSDVEDYLTNNPETVKELKRKRLEVASGTFTVEEVPNKTAKVKSSIVGNKLTAKQRRALERAQRRTKTGSNFYEVSNMSSGSESDDDYVPKEAEQLSEEESADDETEAQYENEVDQKTTKRKAVQRKTKKKKKTCNGDKEESKDEKEIDKVETKPEDEKKREDDLWAMFLEGTDTKPKSANNSKTETQPTKTITKCDTSKNTSTNNTKTSTETDKEKERRIFEFAGETIIVENNVIKEKIKTTETSPSVSKTIPSRSRGGGGLSNVLGQLNKKNKLSTLEKSKLDWDTFKKEEDIEAEIKSHNKGKQGYLERQDFLARADERQYEIERDLRLSKRSNR